One genomic segment of Coffea arabica cultivar ET-39 chromosome 6e, Coffea Arabica ET-39 HiFi, whole genome shotgun sequence includes these proteins:
- the LOC113694581 gene encoding uncharacterized protein encodes MPSPKPLATAAGMLRARLSPALRTRGGDAHGPSRWATPGHQERPNGYLFNRTPPPPGQSRKWEDWELPCYITSFLTIVILGVGLNAKPDLTLETWAHQKALERLELESAASQESD; translated from the coding sequence ATGCCGTCCCCGAAACCCTTGGCCACAGCGGCAGGCATGTTGCGGGCGCGATTGAGCCCAGCCCTTCGAACAAGAGGAGGAGACGCCCACGGGCCGAGTCGATGGGCTACACCGGGCCACCAAGAGAGACCCAACGGCTACTTATTCAACCGGACGCCGCCGCCGCCCGGACAGTCTCGTAAATGGGAAGACTGGGAGCTGCCGTGTTACATCACCAGCTTCCTCACTATCGTCATACTCGGCGTCGGGCTTAACGCTAAGCCCGATCTCACTCTCGAGACTTGGGCACACCAGAAAGCCCTAGAACGCCTCGAGCTTGAATCCGCTGCTTCGCAGGAGTCTGATTAA
- the LOC113696292 gene encoding uncharacterized protein, with translation MKEVDRKKVLKNNQRKFSAKPEKRDQNFQQKSDRNALKREGNKVKASSAKADSGTLVGDPNTGTEPSEVYQNMVIDYVDDVHKSEAASPDVKTLEIVDKDTNSKVSDPSHDVGNEPNEDSEQESDSDTTNDSVSSQGDIAAVDDEKIERASRVSKTPVKNDLPAGSSQPGRAKSDQSSDNTRSKASKSTINEPITSNREFSKGTGKNISDDLKTIKVHPKPSAEFSGVVDKPLEEAKDVDIQDETSVSANSVGSDDEPVKTEENGENEDKTASDQKIQDMETRIEKLEEELREVAALEVALYSVVPEHGSSAHKVHTPARRLCRLYIHACKHWSPAKRATVSRNTVSGLVLIAKSCGHDVSRLTFWLSNTVVLREIISQTFGSACQSSPVAKAFESNGGKIGEAKFSSLKWKSNSGSKLPNKQSFMQLMDDWQETRTFTAALEKVESWMFSRIVESIWWQTLTPNMQSPNDDHTKNKVLGRILGPPLGDQQQGSFSINLWKNAFQDAFGRLCPVRAGGHECGCLPVLARKVMEQCLARLDVAMFNAILRESEHEIPTDPVSDPIVDCRVLPIPAGDLSFGSGAQLKNSIGNWTRWLTDLFGMGAGDSIKDDQNICEDDGQGGADEPKCFYLLSALSDLLMLPKDMLMDRTIRMEVCPQISLPLVKRILCNFTPDEFCPDSVPGAVLEALNAECIIERRFSGDAASTFPYPAASVVYTPPSSSDVAEKVAEAGSKSQLSRNASTIQSKGYTSDEDLVELDSPLAIIVDKSSSSPKHLIPNGSQKNEQDTSHVGVNARYELLREVWQAT, from the exons ATGAAAGAGGTTGACAGGAAGAAAGTTCTGAAAAATAATCAaaggaaattttctgcaaaaccCGAGAAAAGAGATCAGAATTTTCAACAGAAGAGTGACAGAAATGCTTTGAAACGAGAAGGAAATAAAGTGAAAGCTTCATCTGCTAAAGCTGACAGTGGTACATTAGTGGGTGACCCAAACACAGGCACAGAGCCATCTGAAGTTTATCAAAATATGGTGATAGATTACGTGGATGATGTCCACAAGTCTGAAGCAGCATCTCCTGATGTAAAAACACTTGAAATAGTTGATAAAGATACCAATTCCAAAGTAAGTGATCCTTCTCATGATGTGGGTAATGAGCCTAATGAAGACTCAGAGCAAGAATCAGATAGTGACACGACTAATGATTCAGTGTCATCCCAAGGAGATATTGCGGCAGTTGATGATGAGAAGATAGAAAGAGCTTCAAGGGTTTCTAAAACTCCAGTAAAAAATGATCTACCTGCTGGTAGTTCTCAGCCTGGAAGAGCAAAATCTGATCAGAGTTCGGATAATACGCGATCCAAAGCATCAAAAAGTACTATCAATGAGCCCATAACATCCAACAGAGAGTTTTCTAAAGGGACAGGGAAAAACATATCTGATGACTTGAAGACTATCAAAGTGCATCCAAAACCTTCAGCAGAATTTTCAGGAGTCGTTGACAAACCACTTGAAGAGGCAAAGGATGTTGATATACAGGATGAGACTTCAGTTAGTGCTAACAGTGTTGGAAGTGATGATGAACCAGTAAAAACTGAGGAAAATGGTGAGAATGAAGACAAGACAGCTTCAGATCAAAAGATTCAGGACATGGAAACAAGAATTGAGAAACTTGAAGAAGAGCTTAGGGAGGTAGCTGCTTTAGAAGTTGCACTTTATTCTGTGGTTCCTGAGCATGGTAGCTCTGCGCATAAGGTGCATACGCCTGCTAGACGCTTGTGTAGGCTCTATATTCACGCCTGCAAACACTGGTCTCCAGCCAAGCGTGCTACTGTTTCTAGAAATACTGTTTCTGGACTAGTTTTGATTGCAAAGTCTTGTGGCCATGATGTCTCAAG GCTGACATTCTGGCTGTCAAACACGGTTGTGTTGAGAGAAATTATCTCTCAGACATTTGGAAGTGCATGTCAATCAAGTCCTGTTGCAAAAGCATTTGAGTCAAATGGAGGAAAGATTGGTGAAGCAAAGTTCTCGTCGCTTAAATGGAAGAGTAATTCAGGCAGCAAACTACCAAACAAGCAGAGTTTCATGCAGCTGATGGATGATTGGCAAGAAACAAGGACATTTACTGCTGCCTTAGAGAAAGTTGAGTCGTGGATGTTCTCCCGAATAGTTGAGTCAATATGGTGGCAG ACCTTAACTCCGAATATGCAATCTCCCAATGATGACCACACAAAGAACAAAGTTCTTGGTAGAATATTGGGCCCTCCTTTGGGTGATCAGCAGCAAGGCAGTTTTTCCATTAACTTATGGAAAAATGCTTTCCAGGATGCTTTTGGGAGACTTTGTCCTGTTCGAGCAGGAGGCCATGAATGTGGGTGCTTGCCTGTGTTGGCGAGGAAG gtcatggaacaatgtcttgcCAGACTAGATGTGGCCATGTTCAACGCTATTCTTAGGGAGTCAGAACATGAAATCCCAACTGATCCAGTATCGGATCCCATAGTTGACTGCAGGGTTTTGCCTATTCCTGCTGGAGACTTAAGTTTTGGCTCTGGTGCACAGCTCAAAAATTCT ATTGGCAATTGGACAAGATGGCTAACTGATTTGTTTGGCATGGGTGCTGGTGATTCGATCAAAGATGATCAGAACATTTGTGAGGATGATGGTCAGGGAGGTGCAGATGAACCCAAGTGTTTCTATCTTCTTAGTGCTTTGAGTGATCTTTTAATGCTTCCAAAAGACATGCTTATGGATCGAACAATTCGAATGGAG GTATGCCCACAAATCAGTCTTCCATTGGTTAAACGGATACTTTGCAATTTTACCCCTGATGAGTTCTGCCCTGATTCTGTTCCAGGAGCTGTATTAGAGGCTCTTAACGCTGAG TGCATCATAGAGAGGAGGTTTTCAGGAGACGCTGCTAGTACATTTCCTTATCCTGCGGCTTCTGTTGTCTATACACCCCCATCCTCCTCTGATGTGGCAGAAAAAGTTGCCGAGGCCGGTAGTAAATCACAGCTGTCGAGGAATGCATCTACCATACAGAGTAAGGGGTATACCAGTGATGAGGACCTGGTGGAATTGGATTCTCCCCTGGCAATTATCGTTGACAAGTCTTCGTCTTCTCCAAAGCATCTAATTCCAAATGGAAGTCAGAAAAACGAGCAGGATACAAGTCATGTTGGAGTGAATGCAAGGTACGAACTGCTTCGCGAGGTTTGGCAAGCAACATAG